In Mucilaginibacter celer, one DNA window encodes the following:
- a CDS encoding PAS domain-containing hybrid sensor histidine kinase/response regulator, with the protein MDQTSVSISPFFSSGGFSQDELQQLAIVAVANENGVVFNDNTGKISWVNNSFCKMMGYDAHELIGNYTFDFCKGPLTRPETIARIEEAIGTQTSFNEQLIHYRKDGSWFWARVKGQSYPADETKALRYFAVIEDISVEKAREEKLEVLSKIAEENINAVILTDKHGHVTWVNKGFTKITGYTLSEVVNKKPGHLLQGPQTDKETVNYLRNQIAQGQPFAAEIINYSKSGRKYWLRIQGQPILNSNGELSGFFALEEDVTNEKKASEHIKESEARFRLALEKIGDNVWEHNLITGETIFSKTNHQLNYRKHFKNDQNSFWWELADIKDQQLLKSTYLKYKKGEIDSHSLEYKVIDSNGGTRWILDRGVVIEYNNCNMPVRITGTHTDISKIKQTEIELENRAMQFKALSENIPGVIYEYEFRRDGTEGLRYISPAIERIFGIKPDDFSNYLNYIGPADRDRIIKKNEHCKKTLEPFYDESVLLIPGQPPKWHSVYSSFSYLSPNGSKVFTGFMNDITERKNVEEALKNEEEKYRGIIDNMNLGLVEVDMYENITFANNTFCLMSGYALNELLGKNAATLLASEETKNIFHEKNELRKKGVSDAYQVKLNNKQGNEKWWLISGAPRYNNKGEQMGSIGIHLDITEQKRQEEELIDAKKHAEHLARVQENFLANMSHEIRTPMNAIMGMSNQLSKTALSPQQQFYLDVINSASESLLIIINDILDLSKIEAGKLNIENIGFEPRKSAARVIQVLSHKAEEKGLRLINSYFDDKISPILIGDPYRLNQILLNLVNNSVKFTEMGTIDLTFKLISDTLHSQLLQIEVKDTGIGMDETFLKHLFDKYSQETKSVSRKYGGTGLGMSICKDLVELMGGQIFAESRKHEGTKITLTIEFKKGSTADLPSKPEPYHNVDFLRGKNVLVTDDNELNRLVALVILQNYGASVTESISGVNALELIKKQNFDAILMDIQMPGINGLETAKMIRGTGNKSPIIALTAEAIKGEREKCLAAGMNDYITKPINEAEFLKVLDLWLQPRSLTSPKLNIDMSSDSPMYDLSLLKAISKDNEAFVQKMVNIFCEQTPAMISDMQSAYNKGDLGVVRLMAHKMKPSIDNLKINSIKQTIRDIESSEANETDKVILAHNIQLLHATVEKVIAKIRNEYPA; encoded by the coding sequence ATGGATCAGACAAGTGTTTCTATTTCTCCCTTTTTTTCTTCCGGCGGCTTTAGTCAGGATGAACTGCAACAGCTTGCAATTGTTGCCGTAGCCAATGAAAATGGGGTGGTATTTAATGATAATACAGGTAAAATTAGCTGGGTTAACAATAGCTTTTGTAAGATGATGGGTTATGATGCCCATGAACTTATAGGGAATTACACGTTTGATTTTTGCAAAGGGCCGCTTACCCGGCCTGAAACTATAGCACGTATCGAAGAAGCAATCGGCACGCAAACATCGTTTAATGAGCAGCTGATACATTACCGCAAAGATGGCTCATGGTTTTGGGCAAGGGTAAAAGGACAATCGTACCCTGCGGATGAAACTAAAGCGTTAAGATACTTTGCAGTTATTGAAGATATAAGCGTTGAAAAGGCGAGAGAAGAAAAACTTGAAGTATTATCAAAAATTGCTGAAGAAAATATAAACGCTGTTATCCTCACTGATAAACATGGCCATGTAACCTGGGTTAATAAAGGCTTTACCAAGATAACCGGGTATACCCTTAGCGAAGTAGTTAATAAAAAACCCGGCCACCTATTGCAGGGCCCGCAAACTGATAAAGAAACTGTTAATTACCTCCGGAACCAAATAGCGCAAGGGCAACCCTTTGCCGCAGAGATTATAAACTATTCAAAAAGCGGAAGAAAATACTGGCTGCGTATACAGGGCCAACCCATACTAAATTCCAATGGAGAGTTAAGCGGTTTTTTTGCCTTGGAAGAGGATGTTACCAATGAGAAAAAAGCATCGGAACATATTAAAGAATCGGAAGCCCGGTTCAGGCTCGCGCTCGAAAAAATAGGTGATAATGTTTGGGAGCATAATTTAATAACGGGCGAAACCATATTTTCGAAAACAAACCACCAATTAAATTACCGTAAGCATTTTAAAAACGATCAAAACTCATTTTGGTGGGAGCTTGCCGATATTAAAGATCAGCAATTACTGAAATCAACTTATTTAAAGTACAAAAAAGGCGAAATAGATTCGCACAGCCTCGAATACAAGGTAATTGACAGTAATGGCGGCACAAGATGGATACTTGACCGGGGCGTTGTTATTGAATATAACAACTGTAATATGCCTGTACGAATAACGGGCACCCATACCGATATTTCAAAAATTAAACAAACCGAAATTGAACTGGAAAACCGCGCCATGCAGTTTAAGGCATTATCCGAGAACATCCCGGGCGTGATATATGAATATGAGTTCAGACGGGACGGTACCGAAGGCCTGCGCTACATCAGCCCGGCAATTGAACGTATTTTTGGGATAAAACCGGACGATTTTTCAAACTACCTGAATTATATCGGCCCGGCAGACAGGGACAGGATCATCAAAAAAAACGAGCACTGCAAAAAAACGCTTGAACCTTTTTATGATGAGTCGGTTTTATTGATACCCGGCCAGCCCCCAAAATGGCATTCTGTATACTCTTCGTTTTCTTATCTTTCGCCAAACGGCTCCAAAGTTTTTACCGGTTTTATGAACGACATTACCGAACGTAAAAACGTTGAAGAAGCTTTAAAAAATGAAGAGGAAAAATACCGGGGAATCATCGATAATATGAATCTTGGGCTGGTAGAGGTTGATATGTATGAAAATATAACGTTTGCTAACAATACATTTTGCTTAATGAGCGGCTACGCTTTAAATGAACTGTTAGGAAAAAACGCCGCAACATTGCTGGCCAGCGAGGAAACCAAAAACATTTTTCACGAAAAAAACGAACTACGCAAAAAAGGCGTATCTGATGCGTACCAGGTAAAGTTGAATAACAAACAAGGTAACGAAAAATGGTGGCTAATAAGCGGTGCACCGCGTTATAACAACAAAGGTGAGCAAATGGGATCAATCGGAATCCACCTTGATATCACCGAGCAAAAAAGACAGGAAGAGGAACTTATCGACGCCAAAAAGCACGCCGAACACCTGGCACGTGTGCAGGAAAACTTTTTGGCTAATATGAGCCACGAGATTCGCACGCCCATGAACGCTATTATGGGGATGAGCAACCAGCTTTCGAAAACTGCACTTTCACCGCAGCAGCAATTTTATCTTGATGTTATTAATTCTGCATCCGAAAGTTTGTTGATAATTATCAACGACATACTCGATCTTTCAAAAATTGAAGCCGGAAAACTAAATATCGAAAACATTGGCTTCGAACCCCGAAAATCGGCAGCAAGGGTGATCCAGGTGTTATCGCACAAAGCCGAAGAAAAAGGATTACGGCTCATAAATTCCTATTTTGACGACAAAATATCTCCTATCCTGATCGGCGATCCATACCGCCTCAATCAGATCCTGTTAAACCTGGTAAATAATTCGGTTAAATTCACAGAAATGGGCACAATTGATTTGACATTCAAGCTAATCAGCGACACCCTGCATTCACAGCTTTTACAAATAGAAGTTAAAGATACAGGTATAGGCATGGATGAAACGTTTTTAAAACATCTTTTTGATAAGTACAGCCAGGAAACAAAATCGGTAAGCAGAAAGTACGGAGGCACCGGCTTGGGAATGAGTATCTGCAAGGATCTTGTTGAGTTGATGGGCGGCCAGATTTTTGCCGAAAGCAGAAAGCATGAGGGTACAAAAATAACGCTCACCATCGAATTTAAAAAAGGTAGCACTGCCGATTTGCCCAGTAAACCTGAGCCATATCATAATGTGGATTTTTTGCGGGGTAAAAACGTACTTGTAACCGACGATAATGAACTTAACCGCCTTGTGGCCCTGGTGATACTGCAAAATTATGGAGCATCGGTAACCGAGTCGATAAGCGGAGTTAACGCGCTGGAACTTATTAAGAAACAAAATTTCGACGCTATACTGATGGATATCCAGATGCCGGGGATAAACGGCCTTGAAACGGCTAAAATGATTAGGGGAACCGGCAATAAAAGCCCGATCATAGCGCTTACGGCCGAGGCTATAAAAGGAGAACGGGAAAAATGCCTTGCTGCCGGGATGAATGATTATATTACCAAACCAATAAATGAGGCCGAGTTTTTAAAGGTTCTTGACCTTTGGCTCCAGCCCCGTTCGCTAACAAGCCCTAAACTAAATATCGATATGAGCAGCGATAGTCCGATGTATGATCTGTCTTTACTTAAAGCTATTAGTAAAGATAATGAGGCATTTGTGCAAAAAATGGTAAATATTTTTTGCGAGCAAACCCCAGCCATGATAAGCGACATGCAAAGCGCCTATAATAAAGGCGACTTGGGAGTTGTACGGCTTATGGCACATAAAATGAAGCCAAGCATCGATAATTTAAAGATAAACTCAATTAAGCAAACCATAAGGGATATTGAAAGCAGCGAAGCTAATGAAACTGATAAAGTCATTTTAGCCCATAACATACAATTGCTGCATGCCACCGTTGAAAAAGTGATTGCAAAAATAAGGAATGAGTACCCGGCCTAA
- a CDS encoding sigma-54-dependent transcriptional regulator, giving the protein MSAYNIFIVEDDRWYGEILQYHISLNPDYKVTRFETAKDLLNNLYQQPDLITLDFSLPDMLGDKLFQKIREVNSTVPIIMISSQEKIAVAVNLLKMGVTDYLVKDDSTKDLLWNSIVRIRENQSLKKEVETLREELGQKFSFEKTILGQSESLKKIFSMMEKASKTNINVSITGETGTGKEVVAKGIHYASERKKKAFVPVNMAAIPRELIESELFGYEKGAFTGAVARKAGKFEDANGGTIFLDEIAELELSVQSKILRVLQEREVVRIGGNEKIKLDIRVIVATHKNLADEVKKGNFREDLYYRVIGLPIDLPPLRERGNDILILARHFADDFAKQNKLGAVTIASDAKSKLLHYQFPGNVRELKAIIDLAAVMCDNNEIKAADITFNSTRKDEPFLFGQKTLREYTVEIIKMYLKKNNDDVIATARMLDIGKSTIYKMIQDGELK; this is encoded by the coding sequence ATGAGCGCTTACAATATTTTTATAGTTGAGGATGACCGCTGGTATGGCGAAATTCTTCAGTACCATATAAGTTTAAACCCCGATTATAAGGTAACGCGATTTGAAACCGCTAAAGACCTGCTAAATAACCTTTACCAGCAGCCAGATTTGATTACACTTGATTTTTCGTTGCCGGATATGCTCGGCGATAAGTTATTTCAAAAAATCAGGGAAGTAAACTCTACTGTACCTATCATCATGATCAGTTCGCAGGAAAAAATAGCCGTAGCGGTAAACCTGCTTAAAATGGGCGTTACCGATTATCTTGTTAAAGACGACTCGACGAAAGATCTTTTATGGAACAGCATTGTAAGGATCCGCGAAAACCAAAGCCTTAAAAAAGAAGTGGAAACACTACGGGAAGAGCTTGGCCAGAAATTTTCGTTCGAGAAAACCATACTTGGCCAAAGCGAATCATTGAAAAAAATATTCTCGATGATGGAAAAAGCTTCCAAAACCAATATAAACGTTTCCATAACGGGCGAAACCGGCACCGGTAAGGAGGTTGTGGCAAAAGGCATCCATTACGCCAGCGAAAGAAAAAAGAAAGCTTTTGTGCCGGTAAATATGGCAGCCATTCCGCGTGAGTTAATTGAGAGCGAACTTTTTGGGTACGAGAAAGGCGCGTTTACCGGCGCTGTAGCACGTAAAGCCGGAAAGTTTGAAGACGCCAACGGCGGCACCATTTTTTTAGATGAAATAGCCGAACTGGAACTGAGCGTTCAAAGTAAAATTTTACGTGTGTTACAGGAACGCGAGGTGGTGCGCATAGGCGGAAACGAAAAAATAAAATTAGACATCAGGGTTATAGTAGCAACACATAAAAACCTTGCCGACGAAGTTAAAAAGGGCAACTTTAGAGAAGACCTTTACTATCGGGTTATAGGCCTGCCTATTGATTTACCGCCGCTTAGAGAACGCGGGAATGATATACTGATTCTTGCCCGCCATTTTGCCGATGACTTTGCCAAACAAAACAAACTCGGGGCCGTAACAATTGCATCGGATGCAAAGAGCAAACTGTTACATTACCAATTTCCGGGCAATGTACGCGAGTTAAAGGCGATAATAGACCTGGCCGCGGTAATGTGCGATAACAATGAAATAAAGGCCGCAGACATAACCTTTAATTCGACCAGGAAGGACGAACCTTTTTTATTTGGTCAAAAAACACTCAGGGAGTACACAGTAGAAATCATTAAAATGTACCTCAAGAAAAATAACGACGATGTTATAGCCACCGCCCGGATGCTTGATATAGGCAAAAGCACCATATACAAAATGATACAGGATGGTGAATTGAAATAA
- a CDS encoding PAS domain S-box protein has protein sequence MPFEPERNIESEHPYADQSSRRVKDARLCRAMVNSIVDYAVILTDPEGTIISLNKGAELILGYKEGEVLGKSISLFYPFETLKTDSPIYNLQEALINNNYQINGWRLKQDGTIFFANIHYTALYDEDKELLGYTKIIYDLTGTDSATNGGIIKHEPGSGNLSFRKLIENSYSGISLLDANMNVIYRSPSAERIGGWNNQDRAKYGVADLIHPDDIATVQGLLDEALTAPGVPKAGSFRTKHADGGYIWLDCVFSNFLDEPNVNAIVCNFIDSTERRLNQSRVAEREKFIKTITDNVPAMIAYWDARLKCLFANKPYCNWFEKTATEIIGMNKAELMSSVGLEELHGKIEGVLSGSAQSFERTFVNKSGAKIYTHTQYIPDISDDTVKGFYSIIYDITEVKIAEGELRAKNEQIADLLENIQDGFIALDEHMCYTYANKTVGTLLGMPTSALIGRNIWEVFPDAVGSKTYEAIMEAYSSNVYVSNEDYYPPLNLWQENRVYPSGKGVSVFIRDITERKVNDLQKNLLAGISAIFNEEATLKETLFKVLNKLAHFGNFKLVEAWLVSADKRKINLAVNYCETDEARSFYKEGNALNSFVKGEGLPGMVWETKAIQFVPNLQRNDFFLRKQEALRAGITSAYGAPIIFKGEVIGVMVLGLSEADYQESFYTLLFERFSRTFGAEICRKQVEQELNQIFNLAPDLICSTGIDGYFKKVNPAMVALLGYPELELLNRQFVDFIHADDKERSLAQFNKILEGEATPYFECRFETRDHKTKWLAWTTSAPSEDGLIFCVAKDITEKKELEDLLAKANSMARIGSWEFDLSNGNIYWSDVTREIHEVGGDFIPDLDTGINFYKEGESRKVITAKVKAAIEKGVPWDTELQIITAQGYEKWVRSIGEAEFSGGRCMRLYGSFQDIDARKRAEIAVSEILEERNVILESIGDAFFAVGKNWVITYWNNMAEKVLGKPKQMMLNSNLWDVFNESVNSKSYHKYHEAIETNKAIHFEDFYAPLQKWYEISAYPSAAGLSVYFKDITERKVSDKRLKELNESLKRQTKELTASNAELEQFAYVASHDLQEPLRMVTGFLSQIERKYSDKLDEKGIQYINFAVDGAKRMRQIILDLLEFSRIGTTADNIDNVDAGSLINDILAFYNKLIDGGGATVLFKDLPVLRTYRGPLRQVFQNLISNSLKYNEHKTDIHIEIKCAETDGYWQFSVADNGIGIEPQYFDKIFVIFQRLHNKDKYSGTGMGLAIAKKIVENLGGKIWVESVYGQGSTFYFTIKKTEL, from the coding sequence ATGCCGTTTGAACCTGAACGTAATATTGAATCGGAGCACCCATATGCAGATCAAAGCAGCAGGCGTGTTAAAGACGCCCGGCTGTGCAGGGCTATGGTAAACAGTATTGTGGATTATGCTGTAATATTGACTGATCCGGAAGGAACAATTATCAGTTTAAACAAAGGTGCCGAACTTATATTAGGATATAAGGAAGGCGAAGTTCTGGGAAAATCGATCTCTCTTTTTTATCCGTTTGAAACACTTAAAACCGATAGCCCCATATATAACCTGCAGGAGGCACTCATCAATAACAACTATCAAATAAACGGGTGGCGGTTAAAACAAGATGGTACTATTTTTTTCGCTAACATTCACTACACAGCCCTGTACGATGAAGACAAGGAACTATTAGGATATACTAAAATAATTTATGATTTAACCGGAACCGATAGTGCTACCAATGGGGGGATTATAAAACACGAGCCGGGAAGCGGCAACCTGAGTTTTCGTAAACTGATTGAGAATAGTTACAGCGGTATCTCGCTGCTTGATGCCAACATGAATGTGATATACCGCAGCCCATCGGCCGAGCGGATTGGGGGTTGGAACAATCAGGACCGAGCGAAGTATGGTGTTGCCGATCTCATTCACCCGGACGATATCGCGACTGTGCAGGGATTACTTGATGAAGCCCTAACGGCACCGGGAGTTCCAAAAGCCGGCAGCTTTCGTACAAAACATGCCGATGGCGGGTATATATGGCTTGATTGCGTGTTTTCAAATTTTCTTGACGAACCTAATGTAAATGCCATAGTATGTAATTTTATTGATAGTACCGAGCGCAGGCTAAACCAGAGCCGGGTGGCAGAACGGGAAAAGTTTATTAAAACCATAACCGACAATGTGCCTGCCATGATTGCCTATTGGGATGCCCGTTTAAAATGCCTTTTTGCCAATAAGCCGTACTGTAACTGGTTTGAGAAGACTGCCACAGAAATTATCGGCATGAATAAGGCCGAACTCATGTCGTCTGTCGGGCTTGAAGAATTGCACGGCAAAATAGAAGGGGTGTTATCAGGCTCCGCTCAAAGTTTTGAACGTACATTTGTAAATAAAAGCGGAGCGAAAATTTATACGCATACGCAGTACATCCCTGATATTAGTGATGATACGGTTAAGGGCTTTTATTCGATAATTTATGATATAACTGAAGTTAAAATTGCCGAGGGTGAACTGAGGGCGAAAAACGAACAAATAGCAGATTTGCTTGAAAATATTCAGGATGGTTTTATCGCCCTTGATGAGCATATGTGTTATACCTATGCCAATAAAACAGTTGGAACACTTCTGGGGATGCCAACTTCGGCATTAATTGGCAGAAATATATGGGAAGTATTTCCCGACGCGGTAGGATCTAAAACCTACGAGGCTATTATGGAGGCTTACAGCAGTAATGTATATGTAAGCAATGAAGACTACTATCCTCCCTTAAACCTATGGCAGGAAAACCGTGTATATCCCTCAGGTAAGGGCGTTTCGGTGTTTATAAGGGATATAACCGAGCGCAAAGTAAACGATTTACAAAAAAACCTGCTTGCCGGCATTAGCGCAATTTTTAATGAAGAGGCTACCCTGAAAGAAACACTGTTCAAGGTGTTAAACAAACTTGCGCATTTTGGCAATTTTAAATTGGTGGAAGCCTGGTTGGTTTCGGCAGATAAGCGGAAGATCAATTTGGCTGTTAACTATTGTGAAACAGATGAAGCCCGGTCTTTTTACAAGGAAGGCAATGCGCTGAACAGTTTTGTTAAAGGGGAGGGTTTACCTGGTATGGTATGGGAAACAAAGGCAATACAGTTTGTACCCAACCTGCAGCGAAACGATTTCTTTTTGCGTAAGCAGGAAGCGCTTCGCGCCGGAATAACCAGCGCCTACGGAGCGCCGATTATTTTTAAAGGAGAAGTAATAGGAGTGATGGTGTTGGGTTTATCGGAGGCCGATTACCAGGAAAGTTTTTATACACTATTGTTCGAGCGCTTTAGCCGGACTTTTGGGGCCGAAATATGCCGGAAACAGGTAGAACAGGAGCTTAACCAAATTTTTAATCTTGCCCCCGATCTGATATGTTCAACCGGGATAGATGGTTACTTCAAAAAGGTGAATCCGGCCATGGTTGCCTTACTTGGCTACCCGGAACTGGAATTATTGAACAGGCAATTTGTTGATTTTATACACGCTGATGATAAAGAGCGCAGCCTTGCCCAGTTTAATAAAATACTGGAAGGTGAAGCTACTCCTTATTTTGAATGCCGGTTTGAAACCAGAGATCATAAAACCAAATGGCTTGCCTGGACAACTTCGGCTCCGTCTGAGGATGGTTTGATTTTTTGCGTTGCCAAGGATATTACAGAGAAAAAAGAACTTGAGGATTTGCTGGCCAAAGCAAACAGCATGGCCCGGATAGGCAGCTGGGAATTTGATTTGAGCAACGGGAATATTTATTGGTCGGATGTAACGAGGGAGATCCATGAAGTTGGTGGCGATTTTATTCCTGATCTTGATACAGGTATCAACTTTTATAAAGAAGGCGAATCAAGAAAAGTAATAACAGCAAAAGTAAAGGCAGCCATTGAAAAAGGTGTTCCGTGGGATACTGAACTTCAAATAATTACCGCCCAAGGCTACGAAAAATGGGTGCGATCAATAGGCGAGGCCGAATTTTCAGGCGGCAGGTGTATGCGGCTTTACGGCAGTTTCCAGGATATCGACGCGCGTAAACGGGCAGAGATAGCGGTTTCGGAAATATTGGAAGAGAGGAATGTAATACTGGAAAGTATTGGCGATGCCTTTTTTGCTGTGGGCAAAAATTGGGTGATAACCTATTGGAATAACATGGCCGAAAAGGTTTTGGGTAAACCTAAGCAAATGATGCTCAATTCCAATTTATGGGATGTGTTTAATGAGTCGGTCAATTCCAAATCATATCATAAATACCACGAAGCAATTGAAACCAACAAGGCCATTCATTTTGAAGATTTTTATGCGCCTTTACAAAAATGGTACGAAATAAGCGCCTATCCGTCGGCCGCGGGCTTGTCGGTATATTTTAAAGATATTACAGAGCGCAAGGTTTCCGACAAGCGCCTGAAAGAATTAAATGAAAGTTTAAAGCGCCAAACCAAAGAGTTAACCGCATCTAACGCCGAGTTGGAACAGTTTGCTTACGTAGCATCGCACGATTTACAGGAACCGCTGAGAATGGTTACAGGTTTCCTTTCGCAAATTGAAAGAAAATACAGCGATAAGCTTGATGAAAAAGGGATACAGTATATCAACTTTGCTGTAGACGGCGCCAAGCGGATGCGCCAGATTATACTTGACCTGCTTGAGTTTTCAAGGATAGGAACCACCGCGGATAATATTGATAATGTTGACGCAGGCAGTCTGATCAATGATATACTGGCCTTTTACAATAAGTTGATTGATGGAGGAGGGGCGACCGTTTTATTTAAAG